The genomic interval TCGGCTTCTCGCGCACGGCGCGGGTGCCCATGACGATGAGCGGCCGGCCACCGGCCTCGATGGCGCGGGCGGCGGCTTCCACCGCATCCTCGGCGACCTTCGACGGCACGGCGGGCGCGGCGATGGCGGCAGGGCCGGTGCCATCGGTCCAGGCGGTGTCGGCGGGAAGGATCAGGGTGGCGATCTTGCCCGGCGGGTCCATCGCCACACGGATCGCCTCGGCGCCATCGGCCGCGACCTCCTTCGCCGAGGTCGAGGTCTTCACCCAGTGCGACATGGTCCCGGCGATGCCCTCGATGTCCGAGGTCAGCGGGGCGTCGAACGCGCGGTGATAGGTCGCGTGCTCGCCGACGATGTTCACGACGCCGGAGCGGGCGCGCTTGAGATTGTGCAGGTTCGCCAGCGCATTGCCGAGGCCGGGGCCAAGATGGAGCAGGGTCGAGGCCGGCTTGCCGGTCATGCGGTAATAGCCGTCGGCAGCGCCCGTGGTGACCGTTTCGTGCAGGCAGAGCACACAACGCATCCCGTCGACGCGGTCGAGCGCGGCGACGAAATGCATCTCGGACGTGCCGGGATTGGTGAAGGCCACCGTCACGTCGCCGGCAACGAGGGTCCGCACGAGGCTCTCGGCCCCGTTCATGGGCTTGGTCATGATGTCAGGTCACTTCATCGGGGAGAAGGCGGTGGGAACCAGGATGCGGTTCTCCATCTTCACCAGGAACGGCGTCGCCGCATCGAGATAGGCGCCCCAGCCGGCCGCCGTGGCGAGCTTGGCGCGGCGCTGCTCGCGGTCGGCCATGCTGTCGTAGCGCCACATGTGCACGACCTGGTTCAGGGTGCCGATGTCGCTGACGAAGAAGCCGATGGGGTCGCCGAGAAGCGGCCACTGGATCGGCTTCGCCAGCCGCTCATAGACCTCCAGGAAGGCCTTCACCTTGCCGGGGTGGCACGTATAGGTGCGTTCGTCGATGATCATGGCGTTTGTCCGGTTGGGAAGGGGGATCAGGAGCCGCGAAGGCCGATGCGCTGGCCGCCGTCGACGGTGACCGTCGTGCCGGTCATGAAGGCGCCCGCGTTCGACAGGAGCAGCAGCAGCGCGCCGTCGAGATCTTCCTCGCGGCCGAAGCGGCCGACCGGGATCTCGCGCGTCATCTCCGCGCCCTTGCCGCTGGTGAGGTAGTCGCGGTTGATGTCGGTGACGACATAGCCGGGGGCGATGGCGTTCACGCGGATGTTCTTGAAGGCCCATTCGATCGCCAGCGCCTGGGTCATCTGGATGACGGCGGCCTTGGACACGGCATAGGAGGCGTTGCCCTTGCCGACGCCATAGCCGAGGATCGAGGCGATGTTGACGATGGCGCCGGGCTTGCCCGCCTTGAGGAGGCGCTGGGCGGCCTCGCGCGCCGTGTAGAAGACGCCGTCGAGATTGGTCGCCATGGTCTTGCGCCAGTCCTCGTCAGAAATCTCGACGGCCCGTCCCGGCACGGCGATGCCGGCATTGGCCACGACGGCATCGACCGTTCCGAAGGCCTTCTCCGCCGCGTCGAAGGCGGCCTTGATGGACGCGCTGTCGGTGACATCGCCTGACACCGCGATGGCCCGTCCGCCGGCCTTGCGGATCGCCTCGGCCACGGCCTCGACCTTCTCGGCCCGTCGCGCGACCGCCGCCACGGCGGCGCCATGCTCGGCCAGCGCCATGCAGAACCGGGCGCCGAGGCCGGTGCCGGCTCCGGTCACCAGCGCCACGCGGCCGGTCATGTCCAGGATGTTCTTCGGCGCCATCCGCGCTTCTCCTTCGCTGTCGCCGGCAGACTGGCAAGGCGCTCCCGGCGCCGCAACCCAGCCGGGCGGAGGACAGCGATGCGCCGCCTGCGTCCGCCCGCTGCGGCAACGGTCACTGTGACGGCCCCTTGACGGCGCGCGCGGGAAGGTCGCATGTCGCCGGGGCTGCCGGTGGCAGCGCGTACCAGGTATCCGAGGCCTCATGCGACTGCCGACCTTCGCCCGCCGCGACGCCCTGAAGCTTCTCGCCGCAGCCAGCCTCTCCTGGCCCGCCCTCGCCCAGGCGCAGCAGCCCGGCGGCCAGCCGCCCGCGGCACCCGCCTCGCCCCAGCCGCAGTCGCGCTTCGTCTATGACGACGTCGTCCGCCGCGCCCGCGATCTCGCCGCCCTGCCCTACGAGGCGCCGCGCAACGACCTGCCGGCCTCTCTCACCGGCATGAACTTCGACCAGTACCGGGACCTGCGCTTCCGGCCCGACCGCTCGCTGCTGCAGCAGGGCGGTGGCCCGTTCCGGATGCAGATGTTCCACCTCGGCTTCATCTACCGCACGCCGGTGGTGGTGAACGTCATCCGCGAGGGCATCGCGACGCCGATCCCCTATGCCGCCGCCCTCTTCGACTATGGCCGCAACCGCTTCGAGCGGCCGCTGCCCGTCGATCTCGGCTTTGCCGGCTTCCGCATCCACCACCCGCTGAACGACCCGCGGGTGCATGACGAGCTCATCTCCTTCCTCGGGGCGAGCTATTTCCGCTTCCTCGGGCGCGGCCAGAAATATGGCCTCTCGGCCCGCGGCATTGCCGTGAACACGGCAGGCCCCGGCCAGGAGGAATTCCCGGTCTTCCGCGAATTCTGGGTGGAGACACCCTCGGCCGAGGCGCAGTCCTGCCAGATCTACGCCCTGCTCGACGGCGAGAGCCTGACCGGCGCCTTCCGCTTCACCGTCTTCCCGGCCCAGGAGACGGTGCTGGACGTCCATTGCACCCTCTTCCCCCGCCGCGCCATCCCGAAGCTGGGCGTGGCGCCGCTGACCTCGATGTTCTTCTACGCCGAGAACGATCGCCGCTTCTTCGACGACTACCGCCCCGAACTGCACGATTCCGACGGCC from Phreatobacter oligotrophus carries:
- a CDS encoding NIPSNAP family protein; this encodes MIIDERTYTCHPGKVKAFLEVYERLAKPIQWPLLGDPIGFFVSDIGTLNQVVHMWRYDSMADREQRRAKLATAAGWGAYLDAATPFLVKMENRILVPTAFSPMK
- a CDS encoding SDR family NAD(P)-dependent oxidoreductase, which encodes MAPKNILDMTGRVALVTGAGTGLGARFCMALAEHGAAVAAVARRAEKVEAVAEAIRKAGGRAIAVSGDVTDSASIKAAFDAAEKAFGTVDAVVANAGIAVPGRAVEISDEDWRKTMATNLDGVFYTAREAAQRLLKAGKPGAIVNIASILGYGVGKGNASYAVSKAAVIQMTQALAIEWAFKNIRVNAIAPGYVVTDINRDYLTSGKGAEMTREIPVGRFGREEDLDGALLLLLSNAGAFMTGTTVTVDGGQRIGLRGS
- a CDS encoding glucan biosynthesis protein; protein product: MRLPTFARRDALKLLAAASLSWPALAQAQQPGGQPPAAPASPQPQSRFVYDDVVRRARDLAALPYEAPRNDLPASLTGMNFDQYRDLRFRPDRSLLQQGGGPFRMQMFHLGFIYRTPVVVNVIREGIATPIPYAAALFDYGRNRFERPLPVDLGFAGFRIHHPLNDPRVHDELISFLGASYFRFLGRGQKYGLSARGIAVNTAGPGQEEFPVFREFWVETPSAEAQSCQIYALLDGESLTGAFRFTVFPAQETVLDVHCTLFPRRAIPKLGVAPLTSMFFYAENDRRFFDDYRPELHDSDGLLIHSDTGEWLWRPLRNPRQVEVSQFADRQVRGFGLMQRDRIFEHYQDLDLNYELRPSYWVEPREGFADGRVELVEIPTTDETNDNIVAYWVPNRAVDQGQTLTFAYRVVSTMTEGRLHPGGFALNTFRTKPIALGSGEQAPSNATRFIVDFVGGDLEYHLNHPDTVQVVPSATNARITRTFLIPNPQTRGFRAGIDVVGEAGQTADLRAFLRTGTKALTETWTFPWKVE